A region from the Vibrio artabrorum genome encodes:
- a CDS encoding DUF6162 family protein, with the protein MMIQGVRADTGGREGKWVGLIMVFILSFAVVAIPFHQAESHIEAVLDHQILVTDVEQKNLAMLSELRLAHEEIRDQRMDSDGEWPSVASLKDEWVAPFVEDQSWKRKGSHTWLLDERGYYVALASEHAALSEQATPTDHGFADSFILNANSVSPEIWIYLGGVASQPTHFDENTLESAGWKMVVNESQVEQHDAASH; encoded by the coding sequence ATGATGATTCAAGGTGTGCGTGCTGATACGGGCGGCAGAGAAGGCAAATGGGTAGGGCTGATCATGGTGTTCATTCTGAGCTTTGCTGTGGTTGCTATCCCATTTCACCAAGCAGAATCGCATATCGAAGCGGTACTCGATCATCAAATCTTAGTGACCGATGTTGAGCAGAAAAACTTGGCGATGTTATCCGAGCTGCGTTTGGCTCATGAAGAGATTCGTGACCAGCGCATGGACTCTGACGGCGAATGGCCAAGTGTTGCGTCACTTAAAGATGAATGGGTCGCGCCATTTGTTGAAGACCAGAGTTGGAAGCGCAAAGGTTCTCATACTTGGTTATTGGACGAGCGTGGTTACTACGTCGCGTTAGCAAGTGAACATGCGGCACTAAGTGAACAAGCTACGCCAACCGATCATGGCTTCGCGGATTCCTTTATTTTGAACGCCAACAGTGTTTCTCCTGAAATCTGGATTTACCTAGGAGGCGTAGCAAGTCAACCGACTCATTTTGATGAGAACACACTGGAGTCAGCAGGTTGGAAAATGGTCGTCAATGAATCACAAGTTGAACAGCATGATGCTGCTTCTCATTAA
- a CDS encoding MotA/TolQ/ExbB proton channel family protein, translated as MNLKPFAALICMASISFSAFSASDTTAQLVNKAKMESRAQASHNLVREADFKKREQELKALKAQLEAKRTSIQNATDVLTQTFSDNENKLARLEEKLRLETGSLGELFGVVRQNAKELGAELSTTVNSVDRAEHTATVTQIMDAKSLPSMPQLTGLWMSMVEQIKASTELSKTQIAFINGEGNTQTVDAYRLGSIGLVTDQGYVNWNTQRQDAIAYLKQPSNGPTLASLSALANGEVSNVVVDPSRGRMLEQLALEPSLTDRLQAGGVVGKVIIGFLVIGLIIALVRGISLAIARQKIRAQLKAPDQAGDNPLGRVLAVYNKEQNRTVEALELRLLEAVVDEQTHLEKGLSMLKLLAALAPMLGLLGTVTGMIETFQVITQFGNGDPKVMAGGISMALVTTVLGLVAAMPLLFAHNILSTQAENIRNILEKQGIGLVADQAEKRAESNPVGSPVGTVA; from the coding sequence ATGAACTTAAAACCATTCGCCGCGCTGATTTGTATGGCCTCTATTTCATTTTCTGCTTTTTCTGCATCAGACACGACGGCTCAACTAGTGAATAAAGCAAAAATGGAGAGCCGTGCTCAAGCTTCTCACAATTTAGTACGTGAAGCTGATTTCAAAAAGAGAGAACAAGAACTCAAAGCGCTTAAAGCTCAACTTGAAGCGAAGCGCACTTCTATTCAAAATGCGACCGATGTGCTGACTCAGACATTCAGTGACAACGAAAACAAGCTCGCTCGCTTGGAAGAGAAGTTGCGTTTAGAGACCGGTAGCTTAGGCGAGTTGTTCGGTGTCGTGCGTCAAAATGCCAAAGAACTCGGTGCCGAGCTGAGTACAACAGTAAACAGTGTGGATCGTGCTGAACACACGGCAACCGTTACCCAAATCATGGATGCTAAATCACTGCCTTCAATGCCACAGCTGACAGGTTTGTGGATGAGCATGGTTGAGCAGATTAAAGCGAGCACAGAGCTGAGTAAAACCCAAATAGCGTTCATCAACGGTGAAGGCAACACACAAACTGTCGACGCTTACCGTCTAGGCTCCATTGGCCTAGTGACCGATCAAGGCTACGTAAACTGGAACACTCAGCGTCAAGATGCGATAGCGTATTTAAAACAGCCGTCGAATGGCCCAACATTGGCGTCGCTTTCTGCATTAGCAAATGGCGAAGTATCGAATGTGGTTGTCGATCCTTCTCGTGGGCGCATGCTAGAACAATTGGCTTTGGAACCTAGCCTAACCGATCGCCTTCAAGCGGGTGGCGTGGTTGGTAAAGTGATCATCGGATTCTTGGTTATTGGCTTAATCATCGCATTGGTTCGCGGTATTTCTTTGGCTATCGCTCGCCAGAAAATTCGCGCACAACTCAAGGCTCCAGATCAAGCGGGTGACAACCCTCTAGGTCGGGTTCTTGCGGTTTACAACAAAGAGCAAAACCGAACGGTTGAAGCGCTAGAGCTGCGTCTTTTAGAAGCGGTAGTCGATGAGCAGACTCACTTAGAGAAAGGTTTATCGATGCTTAAGCTATTGGCAGCACTAGCACCAATGCTTGGTTTGTTAGGTACAGTAACCGGCATGATCGAAACATTCCAAGTGATCACCCAGTTTGGCAATGGCGACCCTAAAGTGATGGCGGGAGGTATTTCGATGGCGCTGGTAACCACCGTACTTGGTCTTGTTGCAGCAATGCCTCTTCTATTCGCCCACAACATTCTTAGCACTCAGGCTGAGAACATTCGTAATATTCTTGAGAAACAAGGTATCGGTCTTGTTGCTGATCAGGCAGAAAAGAGAGCTGAATCGAACCCTGTTGGCTCACCTGTTGGGACTGTGGCGTAA
- a CDS encoding PepSY-associated TM helix domain-containing protein encodes MSLKSRAIQSWARRLHVYISMALLFVVLFFSVTGITLNRPELFESSQPNIQRSTLTLPASLFTIEDGRLKVDDNAFEAFLFEEADLSGVASGLDIYTEIEDGALLVGEVSMDFKGPGYNGSVFVDLTSETVEVETTNYGVIALLNDLHKGRNSGEVWKWFIDITALLMIFFVLTGVCLLLPKKKTLNTSIKWTVVGSVISLAVYFVAVP; translated from the coding sequence ATGTCGTTAAAAAGTAGGGCGATCCAATCTTGGGCTCGTCGACTTCATGTTTATATTTCAATGGCGCTTCTGTTTGTTGTTCTTTTCTTCTCGGTAACGGGTATCACCCTAAATCGACCTGAGTTATTTGAGTCAAGCCAACCCAATATACAACGCTCTACGCTAACACTCCCCGCCAGTTTGTTCACGATCGAAGACGGACGATTAAAAGTCGATGATAACGCCTTTGAAGCATTTCTTTTTGAAGAGGCTGATTTATCTGGTGTTGCTTCTGGTTTAGACATCTACACCGAAATTGAAGATGGAGCATTGCTTGTCGGTGAAGTGTCAATGGACTTCAAAGGGCCAGGCTACAACGGTTCGGTGTTTGTTGATCTGACGTCTGAAACGGTGGAAGTCGAAACCACGAATTACGGCGTGATTGCTCTGTTGAACGACCTACATAAAGGGCGTAACAGCGGCGAAGTTTGGAAGTGGTTCATCGATATCACTGCGCTGCTGATGATCTTTTTTGTTCTCACCGGTGTGTGCTTGCTACTCCCTAAGAAAAAAACGCTCAATACCTCCATTAAATGGACGGTCGTTGGCTCTGTAATCTCACTTGCTGTTTATTTTGTTGCTGTGCCTTAA
- a CDS encoding tetratricopeptide repeat protein — protein MMKQIWILVGVLLMPLTTQAQALSQYTAIRVQKAYQLAQDEQVKQAIDVLADLDLSKGYDKAYVARMLGVFYWQDGKTDAAIKQLTYAVDTHLLVDEQAWVTKRMLADLLLNDQQCKKALRYYYELVKTAPEKEKKDTLWMRIAQAEYQMKNWSKVLVAIGNHDKFNSKPELSPLSLKLGAQLQLKQWKPSIPTLESLIELQPEKDNWWRQLVGIQLRLDRYRDALNTLALADLQGVELKKSDRRLLAQLYAKRGIPERAAQEIAKLDDENSDVQLLAEQATYWQLAKEWDNAIKVWTLASQKDAQYHWNVAQLLVQQGYYDRALVVLDKVKDKNKQADVALAKVRSWYKLKKLDNALAQAKRANNIEPSSEAQGWIKYLTQLRKVSDKGNV, from the coding sequence ATGATGAAACAGATATGGATATTAGTGGGCGTGTTATTAATGCCTCTAACAACACAAGCCCAAGCGTTATCTCAATATACGGCTATTCGTGTTCAAAAGGCCTATCAACTGGCTCAAGATGAACAGGTTAAGCAGGCCATTGATGTACTGGCGGATTTAGATCTCTCTAAAGGTTACGATAAAGCCTATGTAGCACGTATGCTTGGTGTATTTTATTGGCAAGATGGTAAAACTGATGCGGCGATTAAGCAGCTCACTTATGCCGTCGATACGCATTTGCTCGTTGATGAGCAAGCTTGGGTCACGAAGCGCATGCTGGCTGATTTGTTGTTGAACGATCAGCAGTGCAAAAAGGCGCTTCGGTACTATTACGAGTTAGTGAAAACAGCACCAGAAAAGGAAAAGAAAGACACGCTTTGGATGCGAATTGCACAAGCTGAATACCAAATGAAGAACTGGTCGAAAGTACTCGTGGCCATCGGTAATCATGATAAGTTCAATTCAAAACCTGAGTTATCACCTCTATCGTTAAAACTCGGTGCACAGCTTCAGTTAAAGCAGTGGAAACCGTCGATTCCTACATTGGAAAGCCTCATTGAACTTCAACCAGAGAAAGATAATTGGTGGCGTCAACTGGTCGGTATTCAGTTAAGACTGGATCGTTACCGAGATGCATTGAATACCTTAGCACTGGCTGATCTCCAAGGCGTTGAGCTTAAAAAATCAGATCGACGGCTACTGGCTCAATTGTATGCCAAACGTGGTATTCCAGAGCGAGCCGCACAAGAAATAGCTAAGTTAGATGATGAGAACAGCGACGTTCAACTTCTCGCAGAGCAAGCCACGTATTGGCAATTAGCGAAAGAGTGGGACAATGCCATTAAAGTGTGGACGTTGGCGTCTCAAAAAGATGCTCAGTATCATTGGAATGTAGCTCAACTACTGGTTCAGCAAGGTTACTACGATCGAGCATTGGTTGTGTTAGACAAAGTGAAAGACAAAAACAAACAAGCTGACGTGGCATTAGCGAAAGTACGTTCATGGTACAAGCTTAAGAAGCTTGATAACGCGCTCGCGCAAGCCAAGCGTGCAAATAACATTGAACCGTCATCTGAAGCACAAGGTTGGATTAAATACCTGACTCAGCTTAGAAAAGTCAGTGATAAAGGAAATGTCTAA
- a CDS encoding energy transducer TonB produces the protein MIRLFLALPLAGALGLALFSFMAWMVDNGHQRSADNRETLSFNMVMVEQEQQVQRRQRVVPEKPEMPEPPPKAQASQSQAEVTPLNSMSSLPSLNLDTSIDGLAINAPTFSDFGSNQQAMPLYRVEPRYPAKALKRGAEGYVMMSFTIDETGRPVNIQVTDANPRRMFEREAVRALKKWKYQPKVVDGKAIAQVGQTVKLEFKLAK, from the coding sequence ATGATTCGCCTATTTCTTGCTCTACCTCTGGCGGGCGCATTGGGTCTAGCTCTTTTTTCTTTTATGGCTTGGATGGTCGATAATGGTCATCAACGTTCAGCAGACAACCGTGAGACGTTAAGTTTCAATATGGTGATGGTGGAACAAGAACAACAAGTTCAAAGAAGACAACGTGTCGTTCCTGAAAAACCAGAAATGCCAGAGCCGCCACCGAAAGCACAAGCGTCTCAATCACAAGCGGAAGTGACGCCACTCAACTCAATGTCGTCACTGCCTTCATTGAATTTGGATACATCAATTGATGGTTTAGCGATTAACGCGCCAACCTTTTCTGATTTTGGGTCAAACCAACAGGCAATGCCTTTGTATCGAGTCGAACCGCGTTATCCAGCAAAAGCGTTAAAACGTGGTGCTGAAGGCTATGTCATGATGTCTTTTACCATCGATGAAACGGGACGACCTGTCAACATTCAAGTCACGGATGCAAATCCACGTCGAATGTTTGAACGTGAAGCCGTGAGAGCACTTAAAAAATGGAAATATCAACCGAAAGTTGTTGATGGAAAAGCGATAGCTCAAGTTGGTCAAACCGTGAAACTCGAGTTTAAGTTGGCAAAATGA
- a CDS encoding DUF3450 domain-containing protein: MTLFKTSLALAITLVATPLMANSLDQAQSIQNKTNNTSASSQKVIDQSSQATLMLQAEIERLQEEVKNLDIYHDHLVALVGSQNQEAKSIEDQIAEIKYTRQGIVPLMYKMIDGLQQLVEQDVPIKKQQRLERVEKLQAMMTRADVSDAEKYRRILEAYQIEMDYGIKLGAYQGRVALSSDRTIEADVLHLGRISLVARNLKGSQYWAWNQTQNQWQALDSSIKSELDKAYDIANQQAAPSLITLPVSLTVAEVK, translated from the coding sequence ATGACTCTTTTTAAAACTAGCTTAGCGCTCGCGATTACCTTGGTTGCAACGCCTTTGATGGCAAACAGCTTAGATCAAGCTCAATCCATTCAAAACAAGACCAATAACACATCGGCGTCGAGCCAAAAAGTTATTGATCAAAGCTCACAAGCAACGTTAATGCTACAAGCTGAGATTGAGCGTCTGCAAGAAGAAGTAAAAAACCTAGATATCTATCACGACCACTTGGTTGCCTTGGTTGGGAGCCAGAATCAAGAAGCGAAGAGCATTGAAGATCAGATCGCTGAAATTAAGTACACACGTCAAGGTATTGTGCCTTTGATGTATAAAATGATTGATGGTCTGCAACAGTTGGTTGAACAAGATGTGCCAATCAAGAAACAACAGCGTTTAGAAAGAGTTGAAAAGCTGCAAGCAATGATGACTCGCGCTGATGTGAGTGATGCAGAAAAATACCGTCGTATTCTAGAAGCTTACCAAATAGAGATGGATTACGGAATCAAGCTGGGTGCGTATCAAGGTCGTGTAGCACTGAGCAGCGACAGAACGATTGAAGCTGATGTACTCCACTTAGGTCGTATCTCTTTAGTGGCTCGCAACCTAAAGGGCAGTCAATATTGGGCTTGGAATCAAACACAAAATCAGTGGCAAGCGCTCGATTCATCCATAAAATCTGAATTAGATAAAGCTTACGATATTGCGAACCAACAAGCGGCACCAAGCTTGATAACGTTACCTGTTTCTTTAACCGTTGCGGAGGTTAAGTAA
- a CDS encoding MotA/TolQ/ExbB proton channel family protein gives MDILSASLLPASWLTSDWLLSLSSFMEQGGFVLWWLAAVVLVFWVLVVERILYLAFYFPKQRQVWITQWHEREEHSSWYAKAIREGWLGQASILLNQNLNFIKLLVSICPMLGLLGTVTGMISVFDVMATQGSSDPKLMASGISLATLPTMAGMVAALAGMFVHARLAKVCHHLELKLEKSLRSQR, from the coding sequence ATGGATATTTTGTCGGCTTCTCTATTACCAGCAAGTTGGTTAACGAGTGACTGGCTGCTGTCTTTGTCAAGCTTTATGGAGCAGGGCGGTTTCGTCCTGTGGTGGTTAGCCGCAGTTGTCCTAGTATTTTGGGTGCTTGTGGTAGAACGTATACTTTATCTTGCGTTCTACTTTCCAAAGCAACGTCAGGTTTGGATTACTCAGTGGCATGAACGAGAAGAGCACTCTTCTTGGTATGCTAAAGCCATTCGTGAAGGTTGGTTGGGGCAAGCGAGTATCTTACTTAACCAGAACTTGAATTTTATTAAGCTATTAGTCTCTATTTGCCCGATGTTGGGGTTGTTAGGTACCGTCACCGGTATGATCTCTGTTTTTGATGTGATGGCGACTCAAGGAAGCAGTGACCCTAAATTGATGGCTTCAGGTATCTCGTTGGCAACGCTACCAACCATGGCGGGTATGGTTGCTGCTTTGGCAGGCATGTTTGTTCACGCGCGTTTAGCAAAAGTGTGTCACCACTTAGAATTGAAATTAGAAAAATCTTTAAGGAGTCAACGATGA
- a CDS encoding ExbD/TolR family protein, giving the protein MRLGRRHSKNEEAQIDLTSMLDIVFIMLIFFIVTSSFVRESGVEVNRPQASNVVSQKDAGIFVAITSANDIYIDKRVVDVERVQATLEHLLLEQPDASLVIQADEHAYNGTVVKVMDAAKSAGVKNIALAADKR; this is encoded by the coding sequence ATGAGACTCGGTCGACGTCATTCTAAAAACGAAGAGGCTCAAATAGACCTTACTTCGATGCTTGATATTGTATTTATCATGCTTATCTTCTTTATCGTGACCAGTTCATTTGTTCGTGAATCAGGGGTTGAAGTCAATCGCCCACAAGCGTCTAACGTCGTCAGCCAAAAGGATGCGGGCATCTTTGTTGCGATTACTTCTGCAAACGACATTTATATAGATAAACGTGTTGTTGATGTTGAACGTGTTCAAGCGACATTAGAACATTTGTTATTAGAACAACCCGATGCTTCTTTGGTTATTCAGGCGGACGAACACGCATATAACGGTACGGTTGTTAAAGTGATGGACGCCGCCAAAAGTGCGGGTGTTAAAAATATTGCGCTTGCGGCTGATAAGCGATGA
- a CDS encoding DUF4198 domain-containing protein: MMKQTKMKVLALAGVVAFGLAATTTAQAHPRWVLPSHFTVSKEGGDWLTFDVTASHGTFVFDKPAGSENTQVIMPDGRSERPNFVVRGKRRSIFDFYFEEEGTHKVAINNEPSYYTHYKAGRRDTVKRIKANKADRDSVLPKESRDMVTQLSFTRAESYITVGKPSDSVFKIEGKLLEMKPVTHPSDIIEGEPVTFQFFYNGEVQKDVTAEITREGTLYRNHQEQIDVVSDENGEITFTPDVAGRYVMKANYKGELINNPLADKASANVHLTFEALLQ; this comes from the coding sequence ATAATGAAACAGACAAAAATGAAAGTACTGGCTTTAGCGGGTGTTGTGGCGTTCGGTTTAGCGGCAACGACTACAGCCCAAGCACACCCCCGTTGGGTATTACCGTCTCACTTCACGGTATCGAAAGAGGGGGGGGATTGGCTGACGTTTGACGTGACTGCGTCTCACGGCACATTCGTTTTCGATAAGCCCGCAGGCAGTGAAAATACGCAGGTCATCATGCCCGATGGCCGAAGCGAGCGTCCAAACTTTGTCGTTCGCGGTAAACGTCGTTCAATTTTCGATTTCTACTTTGAAGAAGAAGGTACGCATAAAGTCGCGATTAATAATGAACCTTCTTACTATACGCATTACAAAGCGGGCCGTCGTGATACCGTGAAAAGGATCAAAGCGAACAAGGCAGACCGCGATTCCGTCCTTCCTAAAGAATCACGTGACATGGTAACGCAGCTCAGTTTCACACGCGCTGAAAGTTACATCACAGTCGGTAAGCCATCAGATTCAGTCTTTAAGATTGAGGGTAAGCTTCTTGAAATGAAACCAGTAACACACCCTTCAGACATCATTGAAGGCGAACCTGTAACATTCCAATTCTTCTATAACGGTGAAGTTCAGAAAGACGTGACCGCGGAGATCACCCGTGAAGGCACGCTTTACCGCAACCACCAAGAGCAGATTGATGTTGTGAGTGATGAGAATGGCGAAATCACGTTCACACCGGATGTGGCGGGTCGTTATGTCATGAAAGCAAACTACAAAGGTGAGTTGATCAATAACCCACTGGCAGACAAAGCCAGTGCCAACGTCCACTTAACCTTCGAAGCACTGCTTCAATAA
- a CDS encoding DUF2271 domain-containing protein: MKKINWSKALLALSLLPSLGMAQAIPDSAKMDVSFELPKIDTSMYARPYVAVWVENSERKSVKTIELWVGKDEWLKDLRSWWRKVGRYDRELVDAVTSATRPAGKYRFVWDGKSDDGQPLDQGEYTVHIEVVREHGGRNYLRQKVSLTDANAFYQLKATKETGEITLNYLVK; encoded by the coding sequence ATGAAAAAAATCAACTGGAGCAAGGCACTTCTTGCGTTGTCTCTTTTACCAAGCCTAGGTATGGCACAAGCGATTCCTGATTCGGCAAAAATGGATGTCAGTTTTGAGCTGCCAAAGATAGATACCTCAATGTATGCACGCCCTTATGTGGCGGTGTGGGTAGAAAACAGTGAGCGAAAGTCAGTAAAAACCATTGAGCTTTGGGTTGGTAAAGACGAATGGCTTAAAGATTTACGTAGCTGGTGGAGAAAAGTTGGACGCTACGATCGTGAACTCGTTGATGCTGTGACATCGGCAACGCGCCCAGCTGGCAAGTACCGTTTCGTTTGGGATGGTAAGAGCGATGACGGCCAGCCCCTAGACCAAGGTGAATATACCGTTCACATCGAAGTGGTTCGTGAACACGGTGGCCGTAACTACTTGCGTCAAAAAGTATCACTTACGGATGCAAATGCGTTTTATCAGTTAAAGGCAACCAAAGAGACGGGTGAAATCACCTTGAATTACCTCGTTAAATAG